From Salvelinus sp. IW2-2015 linkage group LG2, ASM291031v2, whole genome shotgun sequence, one genomic window encodes:
- the LOC111978549 gene encoding gap junction beta-2 protein, which translates to MSWVALYAQLGGVNKHSTSLGKIWLSVLFIFRITILVLAAESVWGDEQSDFICNTQQPGCKNVCYDHFFPVSHIRLWCLQLIFVSTPALLVAMHVTYRKRGDKRHIIATALHSGGDDKTRQVDLEALKRSRLPITGPLWWTYTCSLFFRLIFEAGFMYALYFVYDGFAMPRLVKCEQWPCPNKVDCFISRPTEKTIFTIFMVASSAICMVLNVAELAYLIVKALMRCSTRMSKKSRADAHPDHITTDKSLLQNKKNEMLLSSLTHSSSNKTV; encoded by the coding sequence ATGAGTTGGGTGGCTCTGTACGCCCAGCTGGGCGGGGTGAACAAACACTCCACCAGCCTGGGGAAGATATGGCTGTCTGTCCTATTCATCTTCCGTATCACCATCCTAGTactggctgcagagagcgtgTGGGGAGACGAGCAGTCTGACTTCATCTGCAACACCCAGCAGCCTGGCTGTAAGAACGTCTGCTATGACCACTTCTTCCCTGTGTCGCACATCCGTCTCTGGTGCCTACAGCTGATCTTTGTGTCTACACCGGCCCTGTTGGTGGCCATGCACGTGACTTACAGGAAGCGTGGGGACAAGAGGCACATCATCGCGACGGCCTTGCACAGCGGTGGTGATGACAAGACCAGGCAGGTGGACCTAGAGGCCCTGAAGAGGAGTCGTCTGCCCATCACAGGGCCTCTGTGGTGGACATACACCTGCAGCCTGTTCTTCCGCCTGATTTTTGAGGCTGGCTTTATGTACGCCCTCTACTTTGTTTACGATGGCTTCGCGATGCCTCGTCTGGTGAAGTGTGAGCAGTGGCCCTGCCCCAACAAGGTGGACTGCTTCATCTCACGACCCACAGAGAAGACCATCTTCACCATCTTCATGGTGGCTTCGTCTGCCATCTGCATGGTTCTCAACGTAGCCGAGCTGGCCTACCTCATCGTCAAGGCCCTGATGAGGTGCTCCACCAGGATGTCCAAGAAGAGCCGTGCCGATGCTCACCCCGATCACATAACCACGGACAAGTCCCTACTACAGAATAAAAAGAACGAGATGCTGCTGTCCTCTCTTACACATTCCTCCAGCAACAAGACTGTGTGA